The proteins below come from a single Desulfitobacterium metallireducens DSM 15288 genomic window:
- the ylqF gene encoding ribosome biogenesis GTPase YlqF — protein sequence MSIQWFPGHMAKAKRLLLDQLKWVDVVVELGDARVPESSRNPLLQQLIKDKPKIVLLNKADLADPQWTDIWLNELKKTSPVLAVSATAGFGVGKIVPELERLMAGKQERMAAKGVRARSIRAMVIGIPNIGKSSLINQLTGSAKAKTGNKPGVTRGNQWIRIHDKVELMDTPGLLWPKFEDPEVGNKLAATGTIRDEVLNQEELSEWLLMQLKAYYPTSLERYTQEPAQLTLEGIGRSRGCLIKGGQVDILKASQIFLREFRAGALGKMTLDRI from the coding sequence ATGAGTATTCAATGGTTTCCTGGTCATATGGCAAAGGCTAAACGATTACTTTTAGATCAATTAAAGTGGGTAGATGTCGTTGTTGAACTAGGCGATGCACGTGTGCCCGAAAGTAGTCGTAATCCGCTTTTGCAACAATTGATTAAAGACAAACCCAAAATTGTCCTCTTAAATAAAGCAGATCTGGCCGACCCTCAATGGACTGATATTTGGCTTAATGAATTAAAGAAGACAAGCCCTGTTTTAGCTGTAAGTGCTACGGCAGGTTTCGGGGTTGGGAAGATTGTTCCTGAATTGGAACGACTAATGGCAGGTAAACAGGAGCGGATGGCAGCTAAAGGTGTACGTGCCAGAAGTATCCGCGCAATGGTCATTGGAATTCCCAATATTGGGAAATCTTCACTGATCAATCAACTGACTGGAAGCGCAAAAGCGAAGACAGGGAATAAGCCGGGAGTCACACGAGGCAATCAATGGATTCGCATCCATGATAAAGTAGAACTTATGGATACACCGGGTTTGCTTTGGCCTAAATTTGAAGATCCAGAAGTGGGAAATAAACTCGCCGCGACAGGCACTATTCGGGATGAGGTACTCAATCAGGAAGAGCTCTCCGAGTGGTTGCTAATGCAGCTTAAAGCATATTATCCGACTTCTTTAGAGCGGTATACACAAGAACCAGCTCAATTGACGCTTGAAGGTATCGGGCGAAGTCGGGGATGTTTAATTAAAGGAGGACAAGTGGATATCCTTAAAGCGTCCCAAATTTTTTTGCGTGAATTTCGAGCGGGTGCTCTGGGGAAAATGACGTTGGACCGTATATAA
- the lepB gene encoding signal peptidase I codes for MRQKMRLGGLTWTLIGIILIGILLRLFVFKPYLIPSASMEPGITSGDRILVNQLSYRFGAPSRGDILVFAYPRDPSRTFVKRVIALEGETVELKDNQVFINGQLVNEPYLKPGDYPPFGPETIPQKNVFVLGDNRRQSEDSREWGLLPYNYLIGKATMIYYPLQRIKFLQ; via the coding sequence ATGAGACAAAAGATGAGATTAGGCGGACTGACTTGGACTCTGATTGGAATTATATTGATTGGTATACTTTTGCGACTCTTTGTGTTTAAACCTTACTTAATCCCTTCAGCATCCATGGAGCCCGGCATTACGTCTGGAGATCGAATCCTAGTAAATCAACTTTCTTATCGTTTTGGAGCACCATCACGTGGAGATATTCTAGTTTTTGCATATCCTCGTGACCCAAGTCGGACGTTTGTGAAGCGCGTTATAGCGCTTGAAGGTGAAACGGTTGAATTAAAAGATAATCAGGTGTTTATCAATGGCCAATTGGTTAATGAGCCTTATTTGAAACCGGGAGATTACCCCCCATTTGGACCAGAAACGATTCCCCAGAAAAACGTTTTTGTGCTCGGCGATAATCGACGTCAGAGTGAAGATTCAAGGGAATGGGGGTTACTTCCCTATAATTATCTTATCGGTAAGGCTACGATGATTTATTATCCCTTACAGCGTATTAAATTTCTCCAGTAA
- the rplS gene encoding 50S ribosomal protein L19, translating into MDYIRMIEEEQMKKDLPTFRPGDTVRVHVKVVEGTRERIQAFEGVVIKVKGGGLRETFTVRRVTYGVGVERTFPLHSPRIDKIEVVRHGKVRRAKLYYLRQLSGKAARIRDRR; encoded by the coding sequence ATGGATTATATTCGCATGATTGAAGAAGAACAGATGAAAAAGGATCTTCCTACCTTCCGTCCCGGAGATACTGTACGTGTTCACGTTAAAGTCGTGGAAGGAACTCGGGAACGTATTCAGGCTTTTGAAGGCGTCGTCATCAAAGTGAAAGGTGGCGGACTTCGCGAAACCTTTACGGTACGTCGTGTTACTTATGGCGTCGGTGTGGAAAGAACTTTCCCACTCCACTCTCCTCGAATCGACAAGATTGAGGTCGTTCGCCACGGTAAAGTGCGTCGCGCTAAATTGTATTATCTCCGTCAGCTTTCCGGTAAGGCTGCTCGGATTCGCGATCGTCGCTAG
- a CDS encoding RNA methyltransferase has translation MGDLYIALIHAPVYNKNMETIATSITNLDIHDIARSATTFGAKRYYIVHPAEAQRALAGRIMGYWQEGFGSEYNQNRQEAFSRVRLAFDISEVEADIAQEQGRKALKVATDAHQNPNTTSYPALRQRIEETDDPVLLLFGTGWGLIHDVLESCDLILDPVYGPGEWNHLSVRSAASIILDRLRGH, from the coding sequence ATGGGTGACTTGTATATCGCCTTGATTCATGCACCAGTTTATAATAAGAACATGGAAACGATCGCAACTTCGATCACGAATTTGGATATCCATGACATAGCTCGGAGTGCGACAACATTTGGGGCGAAGCGTTATTATATCGTTCACCCGGCTGAAGCACAGAGGGCATTGGCTGGACGAATTATGGGGTATTGGCAAGAAGGCTTCGGGTCGGAGTATAATCAGAATCGCCAGGAAGCTTTTTCTCGGGTACGTCTAGCGTTCGATATATCTGAAGTTGAAGCGGACATCGCGCAGGAGCAGGGGCGAAAAGCATTAAAAGTAGCTACAGATGCCCATCAAAATCCTAATACGACTAGCTATCCTGCACTTAGACAACGCATTGAAGAGACGGATGACCCGGTCCTGCTTCTTTTTGGAACGGGCTGGGGCTTGATTCACGATGTGTTGGAGAGTTGTGACCTGATTCTGGATCCGGTATATGGCCCGGGAGAATGGAATCACCTTTCTGTTCGATCCGCTGCCTCGATTATTCTTGATCGACTTCGAGGACACTGA
- the trmD gene encoding tRNA (guanosine(37)-N1)-methyltransferase TrmD, giving the protein MMKFTVLTLFPEMFAPLQESILKRAQDNELINIALINFRDYALSKHKNVDDVPYGGGAGMVLKPEPLYAAVRDLPLAQGQRRIIMLTPQGQVFNQKRAQNWSSADELVFICGHYEGFDERIRSLADEEVSLGDFVLTGGELAAMVMIDAVARLLPGVLGESASFEEDSHSAGLLEYPQYTRPSVFEGMEVPEVLLSGHHARIEAWRRKESLRRTFLIRPDMIPNIKFLPGDYSLLEELAEEYPEIRKEHARWEHLKPKPKRNRRKLNG; this is encoded by the coding sequence ATGATGAAATTTACGGTTCTTACGTTATTCCCAGAAATGTTTGCTCCTTTGCAGGAAAGCATTTTAAAGAGAGCGCAAGATAATGAGCTGATCAACATAGCGCTTATTAATTTCCGGGATTATGCCCTAAGTAAACATAAAAATGTAGATGATGTTCCGTATGGAGGTGGAGCAGGGATGGTTTTAAAGCCAGAACCGCTCTATGCTGCCGTGCGTGATCTTCCACTGGCTCAAGGCCAGCGTCGGATTATCATGCTGACTCCGCAGGGTCAAGTTTTTAATCAGAAACGAGCTCAAAACTGGAGCAGTGCGGATGAGCTTGTTTTTATATGTGGGCATTATGAGGGCTTTGATGAGCGGATTCGTTCTCTGGCTGATGAGGAAGTTTCGTTAGGAGATTTTGTTTTAACTGGAGGAGAACTTGCGGCGATGGTCATGATCGATGCGGTAGCTCGTCTCCTACCAGGGGTACTTGGCGAGAGTGCTTCCTTCGAAGAAGACTCGCATAGTGCAGGTTTGTTGGAGTATCCGCAATATACTCGCCCATCTGTCTTTGAAGGAATGGAAGTCCCTGAAGTATTGCTCTCCGGTCATCATGCACGAATTGAAGCTTGGCGACGTAAAGAATCTCTCCGGAGGACTTTCTTAATACGCCCAGATATGATTCCGAATATCAAGTTTTTGCCTGGAGATTATTCTCTTCTCGAGGAACTCGCTGAGGAATATCCGGAGATTAGGAAGGAACACGCTCGGTGGGAGCATCTTAAGCCTAAGCCTAAACGAAATAGGAGGAAGTTGAATGGGTGA
- the rimM gene encoding ribosome maturation factor RimM (Essential for efficient processing of 16S rRNA), producing the protein MNEVLIGEVIKSHGVQGELKVYPITDNPQRFKKLDRVSLEQKGVTRSFKILKARVHQDEVYLTLEGIETREEADKLRGSAVKIDRADVPPLKEGWYYFELEGMQVFEGEICLGVLTQVIETGANDVYLVKGEQREICVPALKSVVKKVDVPGRRMEVELPPGLLEDESQ; encoded by the coding sequence ATGAATGAGGTTCTAATCGGTGAAGTGATTAAATCGCATGGTGTTCAAGGTGAGCTTAAAGTATATCCCATTACTGACAATCCGCAGCGGTTCAAAAAGCTGGATAGGGTTTCCCTCGAGCAAAAGGGAGTGACGCGATCCTTCAAAATTCTGAAAGCCCGAGTCCATCAGGATGAGGTCTATTTAACCTTGGAGGGAATCGAGACCCGGGAAGAGGCGGATAAACTTCGGGGTTCAGCAGTGAAAATCGATCGAGCCGATGTACCTCCACTGAAGGAAGGCTGGTACTACTTCGAACTAGAAGGAATGCAAGTGTTTGAAGGTGAGATTTGCCTTGGTGTTTTAACCCAGGTTATTGAAACAGGCGCAAATGATGTTTACCTCGTTAAAGGGGAACAAAGAGAAATCTGTGTTCCTGCACTGAAAAGTGTTGTTAAGAAGGTTGATGTTCCTGGACGCAGAATGGAGGTAGAGCTACCTCCTGGTCTCCTGGAGGATGAATCTCAATGA
- a CDS encoding KH domain-containing protein gives MKELVEVLAMALVDHPDQVQVAQTDSERAVHLQLTVAPEDMGKVIGKQGKIANAIRTIVKAAAVKDGRRVHVDIDQ, from the coding sequence GTGAAGGAACTCGTAGAAGTCCTCGCAATGGCTTTAGTTGATCACCCAGACCAAGTCCAGGTCGCTCAAACCGATTCGGAGAGAGCTGTTCATTTGCAATTGACGGTCGCTCCGGAAGATATGGGCAAGGTTATTGGAAAACAGGGTAAAATCGCTAATGCCATTCGTACAATCGTGAAAGCAGCTGCAGTAAAAGATGGACGTAGAGTTCATGTCGACATTGATCAGTAA
- the rpsP gene encoding 30S ribosomal protein S16, whose translation MATKIRLRRLGAKKNPFYRLVVADSNAPRDGRFIEEIGYYDPTKNPAIMKIDEEKVLQWLATGAQPSDTAKSLLRKAGIMAKFHESKK comes from the coding sequence ATGGCAACTAAAATTCGTTTACGCCGTTTGGGTGCTAAAAAGAATCCGTTTTACCGTTTAGTCGTAGCTGATTCTAACGCTCCCCGTGACGGACGTTTTATTGAAGAAATTGGCTATTATGATCCGACGAAGAATCCGGCAATCATGAAAATTGATGAGGAAAAAGTCCTCCAATGGCTGGCTACCGGTGCTCAACCTTCGGATACTGCTAAATCTTTGCTTCGTAAAGCCGGTATTATGGCTAAATTCCACGAATCTAAAAAGTAA
- the ffh gene encoding signal recognition particle protein, translating to MFQGLSDKLQETFKRLKGKGKLTEEDVSEAMREVRMALLEADVNYKVVKEFVAKVKERSIGQEVLESLSPAQHVIKIVNEEMVALMGSVSSKINISSKPPTVILLVGLQGAGKTTHAAKLATLLKKQGKHPLMVACDIYRPAAVKQLQVLGEQIKVPVFSIDGENPVKIAQESIRHANSQGQDVVIIDTAGRLHINEELMGELRDIKATVRPHEILLVVDAMTGQDAVNVAESFHSELGVDGIILTKLDGDTRGGAALSIKAVTGCPIKFAGIGEKMEALEPFYPERMASRILGMGDVLTLIEKAQSAFDEKQAREMEQKLRKQEFTLDDFLDQMQQIKKMGPLSSILEMIPGVGKQLKDVQIDEKDTAHVEAIIRSMTTEERRKPAIIKDSRKRRIAKGSGTSIQEVGRLIKQFEQMQKMMKQFAGGMPGMPGMPGMPGMGMLGAKGKKGKKGKKPGFKFPFGQ from the coding sequence ATGTTTCAAGGATTAAGTGATAAACTTCAAGAAACCTTTAAACGCTTAAAAGGAAAAGGAAAGCTCACGGAAGAAGACGTCAGTGAAGCAATGCGCGAAGTGCGGATGGCTTTACTTGAAGCCGACGTGAACTATAAAGTGGTTAAAGAGTTCGTGGCCAAGGTTAAGGAACGGTCCATTGGACAGGAAGTTCTGGAATCCTTGTCTCCAGCTCAACACGTTATTAAGATTGTTAATGAAGAAATGGTTGCCTTAATGGGCAGCGTTTCAAGCAAAATTAATATTTCCTCCAAACCGCCAACGGTGATTCTTTTGGTTGGTTTGCAAGGAGCAGGTAAAACAACGCACGCGGCTAAGTTAGCGACCTTGCTTAAGAAACAGGGAAAACACCCCCTGATGGTTGCTTGCGATATATATCGACCGGCTGCCGTAAAACAACTCCAAGTTTTGGGAGAGCAGATCAAGGTTCCGGTCTTTTCCATAGATGGGGAGAACCCAGTGAAAATTGCTCAAGAGAGTATTCGCCACGCCAATAGTCAGGGCCAAGATGTCGTGATTATTGATACAGCCGGGCGGTTGCATATCAATGAAGAACTGATGGGTGAGTTGCGCGATATTAAAGCTACCGTTAGACCTCATGAAATTCTACTTGTTGTTGATGCAATGACGGGGCAGGATGCAGTGAATGTCGCGGAGAGTTTTCATAGTGAACTCGGGGTTGATGGCATTATCCTCACTAAACTTGATGGAGATACACGGGGTGGAGCTGCTCTTTCCATTAAGGCTGTAACCGGTTGTCCCATAAAATTCGCAGGTATTGGGGAAAAAATGGAGGCGCTCGAGCCCTTCTATCCGGAGCGTATGGCTTCTCGAATTTTAGGGATGGGTGATGTTCTTACCCTGATTGAAAAAGCCCAATCCGCTTTTGATGAGAAACAAGCCCGAGAAATGGAGCAAAAACTGCGCAAGCAGGAATTTACGCTCGATGATTTTTTGGATCAAATGCAGCAGATTAAGAAAATGGGCCCTCTGTCCTCGATTCTTGAAATGATTCCTGGAGTAGGAAAACAGCTCAAAGATGTGCAGATCGATGAGAAAGATACAGCTCACGTCGAAGCGATTATTCGTTCCATGACAACGGAGGAGCGCCGCAAACCGGCAATTATTAAAGATTCCCGTAAACGACGGATTGCTAAGGGGAGCGGGACGAGCATTCAAGAAGTGGGACGCTTGATTAAACAGTTTGAACAAATGCAAAAAATGATGAAGCAATTTGCAGGCGGTATGCCTGGAATGCCCGGAATGCCCGGAATGCCTGGAATGGGGATGCTTGGGGCTAAAGGGAAAAAAGGAAAGAAGGGTAAAAAACCCGGTTTTAAGTTTCCTTTTGGACAATAA
- the ylxM gene encoding YlxM family DNA-binding protein translates to MERFAEMALLADFYGPLLTEKQRYIWDLHYDQDLSLVEIASTEDISRQAVYDLLKRTEKILRDYEAKLGLVQRFLLEQGKLSEVREQLQVFAKVDFANPKAWENYQQIRKQLNDVFNVMESS, encoded by the coding sequence ATGGAACGTTTTGCAGAAATGGCATTACTCGCTGATTTCTACGGTCCGCTTCTTACAGAAAAGCAGCGGTATATATGGGATCTTCATTATGACCAGGACCTATCTCTAGTGGAAATCGCCTCTACAGAGGACATTAGCCGCCAAGCCGTTTATGATTTACTCAAGCGAACCGAAAAAATCTTACGCGATTATGAAGCGAAGCTTGGCTTAGTTCAGCGCTTTTTGTTAGAGCAAGGAAAACTAAGCGAAGTTAGGGAACAGTTGCAGGTGTTTGCTAAGGTGGATTTTGCAAATCCCAAAGCTTGGGAAAACTATCAACAGATTCGCAAGCAGCTCAATGATGTGTTTAATGTAATGGAATCCTCCTAG
- a CDS encoding GNAT family N-acetyltransferase — MNLRIQQDCSNIDWEWVRATLKRVNMAYFNAEIHKKAFENSYAVVFIFDEDKLIGLGRALSDGAYQATLYDIAVLPEFQGQGIGRLLVENLLARLPKCNVILYAAVGKEEFYQKLGFKRLKTGMGMFLNQKLMQQKGFTE; from the coding sequence TTGAACCTAAGAATTCAACAAGACTGCTCTAATATCGATTGGGAGTGGGTTAGAGCCACGTTAAAACGGGTGAATATGGCTTACTTCAATGCGGAAATTCACAAGAAGGCTTTTGAGAACAGTTATGCCGTCGTTTTTATCTTTGATGAAGACAAGCTGATCGGTTTGGGTCGAGCCTTGTCTGATGGGGCTTATCAAGCGACTCTTTACGATATAGCTGTGCTGCCAGAGTTTCAAGGACAAGGGATAGGGCGCTTACTCGTCGAAAATCTTCTTGCTCGTTTACCGAAGTGCAATGTCATTCTTTATGCTGCGGTGGGTAAAGAGGAATTTTATCAAAAGCTTGGTTTTAAACGCTTAAAAACGGGAATGGGAATGTTCTTAAATCAAAAGCTCATGCAACAGAAAGGATTCACAGAGTAA